One window of Channa argus isolate prfri chromosome 4, Channa argus male v1.0, whole genome shotgun sequence genomic DNA carries:
- the LOC137126256 gene encoding dynein regulatory complex protein 11-like, with translation MTSHRPSYRNWTVTHRALQDLIKEEVSADPAESRQDQLKVFQDRAILYLKYLKIFRSLEEVYEQLVQPQRRRGVLRILEGLMGRLLELKAQMVDLDRSEVHCFDELLLDLKMTPKDLQIPIPRYFQRKRKKQMVVNRLLEKHQQNHLVSRVQVLSLEEAVHLLQMSERARQGRIRAQFTKELTQTIRSVERPSWRPTNLDQDQAAIRIQKVWRGFIQRKKTNRERTEEMIFLGMIPANPSGTGPAQLQAQQVSTCLRLIQDQNEEEYQRVQLSVKQLVLDVEGTDIKQTLQDQIRQWFFECRDLTGRFPDLPDVDHGGSESLFSQISPEQVLLQLSAQEDQEMKKKERTGNRKQKKKKKKKKKKQAQEDKHVNGSSFFLPDVVEGHRLYTDVWHCRDNSQLIDVQLLREEKRQEVEQEVRLQVDELMRAELRNLKLVVDKTKMNKTKTGNKKKKKKTKKKMKIKDLTADRSIQSLCKELILNQFLIKPKNIRLSEFTGEFSYLASSVCQVNGVPTPSLSDVRELITLYAVLPLGSQAVLERFPMAKTLLLVGPSGVGKKMLVQAICTETGAHLFHLSHANLSHTYPGRRGATYLLHLVFKVAAELQPSVIWIEDAEKTFCKNKSKINKQFDPQRLKKDLLKSLKTLKPEARVLVIGTSQRPFEAKIKPFCKIYKKIILIPKPDYSSRRALWRDLLHTEGAEPGPSLDLSSLAKITDGFTAGHILTAVRSVLRPHRLKKLHLQPLTATEFVQSLSKMDPVYQEEEEAFKIWFRKTPLCRKRARGAKTNEEVREKRGKTGKKKKKKKDDKNKKKKKEK, from the exons ATGACGTCACACAG ACCCTCCTATAGAAACTGGACAGTGACTCATAGAGCCCTCCAAGACCTGATCAAGGAGGAGGTTTCTGCAGACCCTGCTGAATCTCGCCAGGACCAGCTGAAGGTCTTTCAGGACCGGGCCATCCTCTACCTGAAGTACCTGAAAATCTTCCGTAGCCTGGAGGAGGTCTACGAGCAGCTGGTCCAGCCCCAGAGAAGGAGGGGCGTCCTCAGGATTCTGGAGGGGCTGATGGGTCGCCTCCTGGAGCTCAAGGCCCAGATGGTGGACCTGGACCGGTCCGAGGTTCATTGTTTTGATGAGCTGCTACTGGACCTGAAGATGACCCCA aaGGATCTACAGATTCCTATTCCTCGATATtttcagagaaagagaaagaaacagatggTGGTCAACCGGCTGCTGGAGAAACATCAACAAAATCACTTG GTGTCGAGGGTCCAGGTCTTGAGTCTGGAGGAGGCCGTCCACCTGCTTCAGATGTCTGAGCGAGCTCGGCAAGGACGAATCAGAGCCCAGTTCACCAAGGAGCTTACCCAAACAATTAGAAGCGTTGAGAGGCCCAGCTGGAGACCAACCAACCTGGACCAGGATCAGGCAGCAATTCGGATCCAGAAG GTGTGGAGAGGATTTattcagaggaaaaaaaccAACAGAGAACGAACAGAGGAGATGATATTTCTGGGAATG ATCCCAGCAAATCCTTCAGGTACTGGTCCAGCCCAGTTACAGGCCCAGCAGGTCTCCACATGTCTGAGGCTGATCCAAGATCAGAATGAGGAGGAGTACCAGAGAGTCCAGCTAAGTGTGAAGCAGTTGGTTCTTGACGTGGAGGGGACTGACATAAAGCAGACTCTGCAGGACCAGATTCGACAGTGGTTCTTCGAGTGCAG GGACTTGACAGGTCGGTTCCCGGACTTACCTGATGTGGATCACGGAGGATCAGAATCTCTGTTTTCTCAGATATCACCTGAACAG GTGTTATTACAGCTGTCAGCTCAGGAGGACcaagagatgaagaaaaaagagaggacaggaaacaggaaacagaagaagaagaagaagaagaagaagaagaaacaagcaCAG GAAGATAAACATGTGAATGGTTCCAGCTTTTTCCTGCCAGATGTTGTTGAAGGACACAGACTCTACACAG ATGTGTGGCATTGCCGTGACAATTCTCAGCTGATAGATGTTCAGCTGCTGCgagaggagaagagacaggaagtggaacagGAAGTCAGACTCCAG GTGGATGAGCTGATGCGAGCGGAGCTAAGGAACCTAAAACTGGTTGTGGACAAAACCAAAATGAATAAGACcaagacaggaaataaaaag aagaagaagaaaactaagaaaaagatgaagataAAGGACCTAACAGCAGACAG GTCTATCCAGTCTCTGTGCAAGGAGCTGATCCTGAACCAGTTCCTCATCAAACCTAAAAACATCAGACTCTCGGAGTTCACTG gTGAGTTCAGTTACTTGGCCTCGAGTGTCTGTCAGGTCAATGGAGTACCAACGCCATCTCTGTCAGACGTTAGAGAGCTCATCACTCTCTATGCCGTGCTGCCACTGG GATCCCAGGCAGTCCTGGAGAGGTTCCCAATGGCAAAGACTCTGCTGCTGGTCGGCCCGTCTGGAGTTGGTAAGAAGATGCTGGTCCAGGCCATCTGCACAGAGACTGGAGCTCACCTGTTTCACCTGAGCCATGCCAATCTGAGCCACACCTACCCTGGCAGACGAGGAGCCACCTACCTGCTGCACCTGGTTTTCAAG GTGGCAGCTGAGCTGCAGCCGTCTGTGATCTGGATCGAAGATGCAGAGAAAAcattctgtaaaaacaaatcaaaaatcaacAAACAG TTTGATCCTCAGAGGTTGAAGAAGGACCTACTGAAATCTCTGAAGACGCTGAAACCAGAAGCTCGAGTTCTGGTGATTGGGACGAGTCAAAGACCATTTGAAGCAAAAATCAAGCCGTTCTGTAAAATCTACAAGAAGATTATCCTTATCCCCAAACCAGACTACAGTTCCAGACGGG CCCTGTGGAGGGACCTGCTGCACACTGAGGGGGCAGAGCCAGGTCCAAGTCTGGACCTCAGCTCATTGGCTAAGATCACGGATGGATTCACTGCAGGTCACATCCTGACAGCGGTCCGCTCAGTGCTCCGCCCCCACAGGCTGAAGAAGCTCCACCTCCAACCACTTACTGCCACTGAGTTTGTCCAATCTCTGTCGAAGATGGACCCGGTGtatcaggaggaggaggaggccttcaag ATCTGGTTCAGAAAGACACCGCTCTGCAGGAAGAGAGCACGAGGTGCCAAAACCAATGAAGAAgtcagagaaaagagagggaagacagggaagaagaaaaagaaaaagaaagacgacaaaaacaagaaaaagaagaaggaaaaataa
- the ackr3b gene encoding atypical chemokine receptor 3b, which produces MSLASSDLSELLELWDQLNLTNHDNLTNVETLLCSGSVHHPAFLHILSVLYIFIFLVGLAANALVVCVNLRSDRTRYETHLYILNLAVADLCVVATLPIWVTSLLQGGHWPFGEAICKLTHLVFSVNLFSSIFFLTCMSVDRYLSVTHYADAPTSRRKKVARRMICVLVWLLALVASIPDTYYLQVVKSMHYVGAVCRPVYPSHNPREWMVGIQLSFIVLGFAIPFPVIAVFYLLLAAAIPPSSDQERRVSRLIILAYIMVFLICWLPFHAVLLLDTFSLLNVLPFSCSLENFLDMALHLTQCFSLVHCCINPILYNFLNRNYRYDLMKAFIFKYSTKTGLARLINASHVSETEYSAMTMDNSLPM; this is translated from the coding sequence ATGAGTCTGGCCTCCAGCGACCTGTCTGAGCTCCTGGAGCTCTGGGATCAGCTAAACCTGACCAACCACGACAACCTGACAAATGTGGAGACACTGCTGTGTTCAGGATCTGTCCACCACCCCGCCTTTCTCCACATACTCTCTGTCCTctacatcttcatcttcctggtGGGCCTCGCTGCTAACGCCCTGGTGGTGTGTGTCAACCTGCGGTCTGACCGGACCCGCTACGAAACGCACCTGTACATTCTGAACCTGGCAGTGGCTGACTTGTGTGTGGTGGCCACGCTGCCCATCTGGGTGACCTCCTTGCTTCAGGGTGGCCACTGGCCGTTCGGAGAGGCCATATGTAAACTCACCCACCTGGTCTTCAGTGTCAACCTCTTTAGCAGCATCTTTTTCCTCACCTGCATGAGCGTTGACCGTTACCTGTCAGTCACGCACTATGCCGATGCCCCCACCAGTCGAAGGAAGAAGGTGGCACGACGGATGATCTGTGTTCTCGTTTGGCTGCTGGCACTGGTGGCCTCCATCCCTGACACCTACTACTTGCAGGTGGTAAAGTCAATGCACTACGTCGGTGCCGTGTGTCGACCAGTTTACCCGTCCCACAACCCAAGGGAGTGGATGGTGGGCATCCAGCTGAGCTTCATTGTCCTTGGCTTTGCTATCCCCTTCCCCGTCATTGCCGTCTTCTACCTGCTCCTGGCTGCAGCCATACCTCCAAGCTCGGACCAGGAGCGCCGCGTCAGCCGGCTGATCATCCTCGCCTACATCATGGTCTTCTTAATATGCTGGCTGCCGTTCCACGCTGTCCTCCTGCTGGACACATTCTCGCTACTCAATGTCCTGCCCTTCAGCTGCAGCTTGGAGAACTTCCTGGACATGGCTCTGCACCTGACGCAGTGCTTCTCGCTGGTCCACTGCTGCATCAACCCCATTCTGTACAATTTCCTGAACAGGAACTACCGCTACGACCTCATGAAGGCCTTTATCTTCAAATACTCCACCAAGACAGGTCTCGCAAGGCTAATTAATGCCTCACATGTCTCAGAGACAGAGTACTCTGCAATGACGATGGACAACAGCCTCCCGATGTGA